The genomic region TGTCCGCCGCGAGACCCGCGGGCCGCAGATCTTCCTCTCCCGCACCCATCCGCAGTTCATGGCAAAGCTGTTCGCGCAGGAAGTGCCCGAGATCTATGACGGCATCGTCGAGATCAAGGCGGTCGCCCGCGATCCCGGCTCGCGCGCAAAAATCGGCGTGATTTCTCGTGATTCCTCGGTCGATCCGGTCGGCGCCTGCGTCGGTATGCGCGGTTCGCGCGTGCAGGCGGTGGTGAACGAATTGCAGGGCGAGAAGATCGACATCATCCCCTGGTCGCCCGACATCGCGACCTTCGTGGTCAACGCGCTGGCGCCGGCCGAAGTCTCCAAGGTCGTCATCGACGAAGACCGCGAGCGCATCGAGGTCGTCGTGCCCGACACCAACAACCAGCTCTCGCTGGCGATCGGCCGCCGAGGCCAGAATGTGCGTCTGGCCTCGCAGCTCACCGGCTGGGACATCGACATCCTGACCGAGCAGGAGGAATCGGAGCGCCGCCAGGCCGACTTCGAGAACTCCACCCGCGTCTTCATGGAATCGCTCAATGTCGACGAAGTGGTCGGCCAGTTGCTGGCGTCCGAAGGCTTCACGTCGGTCGAGGAACTCGCGATGGTGGACGTCAAGGAACTCGCCGGCATCGAAGGTTTCGACGAGGAGACCGCGCAGGAACTCCAGAACCGCGCCCGGGAATATCTCGAACAGCTGGAAGCCGAGCTCGAGGCCAGGCGCAAGGAACTCGGCGTCGAGGACGCCGTGAAGGACGTGCCCGGCGTCACCTCGAAGATGCTGGTGAAGTTCGGCGAGAACGACATCAAGACCGTCGACGACCTCGCCGGCTGCGCCACGGACGATCTGGTCGGCTGGACCGAGCGCAAGGAAGGCGGCGAGCAGACCAAATATCCGGGCGCGCTCGATGGCCTGGAGATCTCCCGTGACGATGCTGAAGCGATGATCATGCAGGCCCGCGTCAAGGCCGGATGGATCACCGAGGCCGATCTCGCCAAGCCTGCTGAAGAGGCCGAGGCGACCGAAGATCAGCCGGCTTAGGGCGAAGGAGGATGTCACCCGGATGCTCGCCGATACTGACCCCGAACTCGACCATGGACCGCGGACCGAAAGGTCCGCGACCGTGCGGATGTGTGCGGTCAGCCGCGAGGTCCGGCCGATCGACGAGCTGATCCGCTTCGTCGTCTCGCCGCAAGGGCACATAGTTCCCGATCTCAAGCGCAAGCTGCCCGGACGCGGCATGTGGGTCACCGCCTCGCGCGAGGTGGTTGCGGAAGCCGTTCGGCGTCACCATTTTACGAAAGCCTTCAAGCGCGAGCTGCGCATCCCTCAGACGTTTCCCGCCGACCTCGAGGCGCTCCTGGTCCGGAGCGTGGTCGAAGCCCTTGGGATTGCGGCCAAGGCGCGCCAGATCGTCGCCGGTTTCGGCAAGGTCGAAAGCGCGCTTCGGGAGGGTACGGTCGAGGTCCTGATCCATGCCAGCGACGGGGCCGCGGACGGAATCCGCAAATTGGACATGCTGGCGCGTCAAAATGAGGGAAATCGCGGCGCCAAGCCGGAGATTCCCGTCGTCACTGCACTAAAATCGACAGAATTGGATTTGGCACTTACCCGGTCAAATGTGATACATGCTGCCCTGCTCGCGGGCCCGGCGAGCAAGTCATTCCTGTCACGTAGCCAGATGCTGGTCCGATACCGGATGGCGGACGCTGACAGGACTGCCGAAAAGCCCGGCCAGGATTTCTGAGAGACAACGACCACCCGATAGCACGGTGCGGCAACGCACAAGACAACAAGATCAGGATTAGGACTGCTTAATGGTTGATACCAAGACCCCTGGCGACAAGAAGCTGAGCGTTCCGAGCAAGACGCTATCGCTCAAGCCGCGCGTCGAAACGGGCACCGTGCGCCAGAGCTTCAGTCATGGCCGTAGCAAACAGGTCGTGGTCGAGAAGCGTGGCAAGCGCCGTGTCGACGGCAGCCCTGAACCGCAGGTGGCCGAAGTGGCGAAGCCCGCGCCGGCCGCCGCGCCCAAGCCTGCCCCGGCGCGCCCCGCGCCGCCGCGCAACGCCGGCTCCGGCGTGGTGCTGCGCACGCTGACCGAGGACGAACGTTCCGCCCGCGCCAGCGCGCTGGCCGATGCCAAGGTGCGCGAAGTCGAAGAGCGCCGCCATGCCGAAGAAGAGGCCCAGCGCCGCGCGGTCCGCGAAAGCGCCGAGCGTGCTGATCGTGAGGCCGCCGAAGCCCGCCGCAAGGCCGAGGAGGAGCGTCACCGTCACGAGGAGGAAGCCAAGCGGAAGGCCGAAACCGAGGCCAAGAAGCGTTTTGGCGAAGGCGAGCAGCCGCAATCTGTGGCGCGCCCTGCAACGGGGACCTCGGCCGCTCCTGCAGCGCGGCCCGGAGCGCCGATGGCGCGACCCGGCACAACCACCACGGCACGCCCGGGAACAACGACCGCGCGACCCGGAACGACCACGCAGCGGCCGGGAGGCCCGGTGGGCCGCGCCCCCGCCGTCGCAGCCGGACCGGACGAGGACGACGGTCCGCGCCAGATCCGTCGCGGCCCCGGCGGCGCTGCGCGGCCTGTGGTCGCTCCCAAGCCCACCCACAAGCCCGGCCCGCAGAAGGAGCGCGGCCGCCTGACGGTCGTCACCGCCTTCAATGCCGACGACGTCCGCGAGCGCTCGATCGCCTCGTTCCGCCGCCGCACCCAGCGCCTGAAGGGCCATGCCGCGAACGAGCCGAAGGAAAAGCTCATCCGCGAGGTGGTCATTCCGGAAGCGATCACCATCCAGGAGCTCGCCAACCGCATGTCGGAGCGCGCGGTGGAAATCATCCGCATGCTGATGAAGCAGGGCGCGATCCACAAGATCACCGACGTGATCGATGCCGACACTGCGCAGCTGATCGCCGAGGAGCTTGGTCACACCGTCAAGCGCGTTGCCGCGTCCGACGTTGAAGAAGGCCTGTTCGACGCCATCGACGATTCGACCGACACCGAGCCGCGCTCGCCGGTGGTGACGGTGATGGGTCACGTCGACCACGGCAAGACCTCGCTGCTCGATGCGCTTCGTCATGCCAACGTGGTCTCCGGCGAAGCCGGCGGCATCACCCAGCATATCGGCGCCTATCAGGTGCTGTCGCCCGAAAGCGGCAAGAAGATCACCTTCATCGACACGCCCGGCCACGCCGCGTTCACCGCGATGCGCGCGCGCGGCGCCAAGGTGACCGACATCGTCGTGCTGGTGGTTGCGGCCGACGACGGCGTGATGCCGCAGACGATCGAAGCCATCAACCACGCCAAGGCGGCGCGGGTGCCGATCATTGTTGCCATCAACAAGATCGACAAGCCCGACGCCAAGCCCGAGCGCGTGCGCACCGAGCTGCTCCAGCACGAGGTGCAGGTCGAATCCTTCGGCGGCGAAGTCGTCGATGTCGAAGTGTCGGCGAAGAACAAGACGAATCTCGACAAGCTGCTCGAGATGATCGCGCTCCAGGCCGACATCCTCGACCTCAAGACCAATTCGGATCGTCCGGCCGAAGGCACCGTGATCGAAGCCAAGCTCGATCGTGGCCGCGGTCCGGTCGCGACCGTTCTGGTCCAGCGCGGCACGCTCCGTGTCGGTGACATCATCGTCGCCGGCGCCGAAATGGGCCGCGTCCGCGCGCTGATCTCGGATCAGGGCGAGACGGTGCAGGAGGCAGGTCCATCCGTGCCGGTCGAGGTGCTCGGCTTCAACGGTCCGCCGGAAGCCGGCGATCGTCTCGCCGTGGTCGAGAACGAAGCCCGCGCCCGCCAGGTCACCAGCTACCGCGCGCACCAGAAGCGCGAGAACGCGGCTGCCTCGATCTCCGGCATGCGCGGCTCGCTCGAGCAGATGATGTCGCAGTTGAAGACGGCGGGCCGCAAGGAATTCCCGCTGATCATCAAGGCCGACGTGCAGGGCTCGCTGGAAGCGATCCTCGGCTCGCTGGAGAAGCTCGGCACCGACGAAGTCGCCGCGCGCATCCTGCATGCGGGTGTCGGCGGCATCTCGGAATCGGACGTGACGCTCGCGGAGGGCTTCAACGCCGCGATCATCGGCTTCTCGGTTCGTGCGAACAAGGAGGCCGCTGCGGCCGCCAAGCGCAACGGCATCGAGATCCGCTACTACAACATCATCTACGACCTCGTGGACGACGTGAAGAAGGCCATGAGCGGCCTGCTCGCGCCGACCCTGCGGGAAACCATGCTCGGCAATGCCGCGATCCTGGAGATCTTCAACATCTCCAAGGTCGGCAAGGTCGCCGGCTGCCGCGTCACCGACGGCACCGTGGAACGCGGCGCCAACGTGCGCCTGATCCGCGACAACGTCGTCGTGCACGAAGGCAAGCTGTCGACGCTGAAGCGCTTCAAGGACGAAGTGAAGGAAGTCCAGTCCGGTCAGGAATGCGGCATGGCCTTCGAGAACTATCACGACATGCGCGCCGGTGACGTCATCGAGTGTTACCGCGTGGAGACGATCCAGCGCTCCCTGTAAGTCCAAATCTTACCGAAGCGCCTGGATCTTTTTGAACTGAATTGCGGGAGTACGATGGCCGGATTTTTTCCGGCCATCCGCCCCTCTTCGTTTCAGCAAGACAAATGACAATGCCCGTGTCCCAAAAGCGGGCATGACGAGGTGATTTTCAGACCATGCCCCGCCATCATCAAAAAAAGAGTTCCGCGTCTGGCGGCTCGCAACGTCAGTTGCGGGTCGGCGAGCAGGTTCGCCATGCGATAGCCGAGATTCTGGCGCAAGGCAGCGTGCATGATGCTGACCTCGAAGGTCACATCATCACCGTGCCGGAGGTGCGGATGTCGCCCGACCTGAAGCTCGCAACAGTCTACGTGATGCCGCTCGGTGGCCGCGACACCGAGATCGTCCTCGCTGCGCTCGAGCGCAACAAGAAATTCCTGCGCGGCGAGGTCGCGCGGCGCGTTAACTTGAAATTTGCACCTGACCTTCGCTTCCGCGTCGACGAACGATTCGACGAAGCGGAACGGATCGAGAAGCTTTTGCGAACACCCGCGGTGCAGAAGGACCTGGAACAGGATCCGGATACGGATCGGGAAGAAGAACGATGACGATGGACCCGGCTCACGGCACGATCGGCGGCGAAGAGGCCGATCAGCTCGACGTGCAGAAGAATAATTTTGCGGACATGAGCGGCAATTCTCAGCCCGCTCAAGAGCCGCGCCGCGTCAACAACGATCCGCGCGCCAACAAGCAGAAGGGCAACCAGCCGCGCCGCGACCGTCGCGACGTCCACGGCTGGGTCGTGCTCGACAAGCCGATCGGCATGACCTCGACGCAGGCCGTTGCCGTGCTCAAGCGCCTGTTCAACGCCAAACGCGCCGGCCATGCCGGCACGCTAGATCCGCTGGCCTCCGGCGGCCTGCCGATCGCGCTCGGCGAGGCCACCAAGACCGTCCCCTTCGTCATGGACGGCCGCAAGCGCTACCGGTTCACGGTGTGCTGGGGCGAGGAGCGCGACACCGACGACATCGAGGGCCGGGCGACCGCAACCTCGGACCAGCGCCCGACTCGGGAGGCCATCGAGGCCCTGCTGCCCCGTTTCACCGGGGTGATCCAGCAGATCCCGCCGCGCTATTCCGCGATCAAGGTCCAGGGCGAGCGCGCCTACGACCTCGCCCGCGACGGCGAGATCGTGGAACTGGCCTCGCGCCCGGTCGAGATTCACCGATTAAGCCTTGTAGATCAACCGGATAGCGACCTGGCCGTGTTCGAGGCCGAGTGCGGCAAGGGCACCTATGTCCGCGCGCTGGCCCGCGATATGGGCCGGATTCTCGGCACTTACGGCCATATCTGCGCACTGCGGCGGACCCTGGTCGGCCCATTTGGCGAGAACGACATGATTCCGCTGGATCAGCTGGAGGCTTTGTGCGATAGAGCCGCGTCCGGCGAGGGTAGCCTCGCCGACGCGCTTATGCCCGTTGAGACCGCGCTGGACGACATCCCGGCACTGGCCGTCACTCGGGCTGATGCGGCAAGGCTCCATCGGGGCCAGGCCGTTTTGTTGCGCGGACGGGATGCGCCCACTTGTAGCGGCACAGTCTATGTCACGGTGGCAGGCCGGCTTCTCGCGCTTGCCGAAGTCGGCAATGGCGAAATCATCCCCAAGCGTGTGTTCAACCTGACCGGCCTGACTGCCAGCGCCGATCGCAACGAGAGAAATTGACGATGTCGATTGCCGCAGAACGCAAAGCGGAAGTCATCAAGACGAATGCCAACAAGGCCGGCGATACCGGCTCGCCAGAGGTTCAGGTCGCGATCCTGTCGGAACGCATCGCCAACCTCACCAACCATTTCAAGACCCACGTGAAGGACAATCATTCGCGTCGCGGTCTCTTGAAGCTGGTCTCGACCCGCCGCTCGCTCCTCGACTATGTGAAGAAGAAGGACGAGGCGCGCTACAAGGCGCTGCTCGAGAAGCACAACATTCGTCGTTAAGAGTTCTTGCGCGCGCCAACCGGCGCGCGTTTTCGCGCGTGATTTCGAACGAAAGCGTTTGTTTAAAGGTTTTTCGTCGAGGCTGCGTGCGCGTCGGATGCGAGCCGTTGACGGCGAGCATCCGGGCATGATGGGCGAACACCGCGCTTCGGTGTTCGCGTTCGTGCCGACTGACAGTCCAGCAGCAATCCGGCGGCTGGGCACAACGGGCAAGGCGCCCGTATGACCCGAAGGGATGGACGCCATCGAAATCCAAAAACCATGGCAGGATCGCAGGACGCTGATCGCCCGCTTCGATCAACGTCCCGCAATCTTGCGCATGGTTTTTGTTTTTCGACCCGTCCTTCTTTCGAGAACCCATGAAAGAAGACCTCTATGTTCAATAAGCATTCAGTCGAGATCGACTGGGGTGGACGCCCTCTCAAGCTTGAAACCGGCAAGATCGCCCGCCAGGCCGACGGCGCCGTCGTCGCGACCTACGGCGAGACCGTGGTGCTCGCCACCGTCGTTGCCGCGAAGTCACCGCGTGAAGGCGTCGACTTCCTGCCACTGACCGTCGACTACCAGGAGAAGACCTACGCAGCCGGCCGCATTCCCGGTGGCTATTTCAAGCGCGAGGGTCGTCCGACCGAGAAGGAAACGCTGGTCTCCCGCCTGATCGACCGTCCGATCCGTCCGCTGTTCGTCGACGGCTGGCGCAACGAGACCCAGGTGATCGTGACCGTGCTCTCGCACGATATGGAGAACGATCCCGATATCGTCGCGCTGGTGGCCTCATCGGCTGCGCTGACCCTGTCGGGCGCTCCCTTCAAGGGCCCGATCGGCGCCGCGCGCGTCGGCTTCGCCAATGACGAGTTCATCCTCAACCCGACGCTCGACGAGATGGTCGACACTCAGCTCGACCTCGTCGTCGCCGGCACTGCGGACGCCGTGCTGATGGTGGAATCGGAAGCCAAGGAGCTGAACGAAGAGATCATGCTCGGCGCCGTGATGTTCGGTCACCGCCACTTCCAGCCGGTGATCAACGCGATCATCGAGCTCGCCGAAAAGGCCGCGAAGGAGCCGCGCGAGGTCACCGCGATCGACAATTCGGCGCTCGAAAAGGAAATGCTCGGCATGGTCGAGCAGGAACTGCGCGCCGCCTACGCCATTCCGGTCAAGCAGGATCGCTACGCCGCGGTCGGCAAGGTCAAGGAAAAGGTGATCGCGCACTACTTCCCGGAAGGCCAAGAGCCGAAATACGACAAGCTGCGCATCGGCGGCGTGTTCAAGGAGCTCGAAGCCAAGATCGTTCGCTGGAACATTCTCGACACCGGCAAGCGCATCGACGGCCGCGATTCCAAGACCGTGCGCAACATCGTCGCCGAAGTCGGCGTGCTGCCCCGCGCCCACGGTTCGGCGCTGTTCACCCGCGGCGAGACCCAGGCGCTGGTCGTGACCACGCTCGGCACCGGCGAGGACGAGCAGTACATCGACGCGCTGTCGGGAACGTACAAAGAGACGTTCCTGCTGCACTACAATTTCCCTCCCTACTCGGTCGGTGAGACCGGCCGCCTCGGCGGTACCAAGCGCCGCGAGATCGGCCACGGCAAGCTCGCCTGGCGTGCGATCCACCCGGTGCTGCCGCCGCACCACGAATTCCCCTACACCACGCGCGTGGTGTCGGAGATCACCGAATCCAACGGCTCCTCGTCGATGGCATCGGTCTGCGGCGCCTCGCTCGCGCTGATGGACGCCGGCGTGCCGTTGAAGCGGCCGACCGCGGGCATCGCAATGGGCCTGATCCTCGAAGACAAGCGCTTCGCGGTTCTCTCGGACATCCTCGGTGACGAGGACCATCTCGGCGACATGGACTTCAAGGTCGCCGGTACCGAGCAGGGCATCACCTCGCTCCAGATGGACATCAAGATCGAGGGCATCACCGAGGAGATCATGAAGGTCGCGCTCGGTCAGGCTAAGGATGGGCGTATCTACATCCTCGGCGAGATGTCGAAGGCGCTCACCAACGCCCGCGCCGAGCTCGGCGAATACGCGCCGCGCATCGAGACCTTCAAGATCGCCACCGACAAGATCCGCGAAGTGATCGGCACCGGCGGCAAGGTGATCCGCGAGATCGTCGAGAAGACCGGCGCCAAGGTCAACATCGAGGACGACGGCACCGTGAAGGTCGCCTCCAGCGACGGCGAGGCGATGAAGGCCGCGATCAAGTGGATCAAGTCGATCGCCTCCGATCCGGAAGTCGGCCAGATCTATGACGGCACCGTCGTCAAGGTGATGGAGTTCGGCGCTTTCGTGAACTTCTTCGGCTCCAAGGACGGCCTTGTCCACATCAGCCAGCTCGCCTCGGCGCGAGTGCAGAAGACCTCCGACGTCGTCAAGGAAGGCGACAAGGTCAAGGTCAAGCTGCTCGGCTTCGACGACCGCGGCAAGACCCGCCTGTCGATGAAGGTGGTCGACCAGGAGACCGGCGAAGACCTCGAGGGCAAGGGCGAGAGCCAGCAGCCCGCGCGCGAAGCGGCCGGCGAGTAAATCTCGCTACCTGCCAGAAACACGAAGGGCGGCCTCGCGGCCGCCCTTTTTGTTTGTCGCTTGCCGAACTTTGGAATCAGGCCGCGATGTCGTAGCGATCGAGGTTCATCACCTTGGTCCAGGCCTTGGCGAAGTCCTTGACGAACTGCTCTTTGGAATCCGACGTGGCATAGACCTCTGCGTAGGCGCGAAGCTGCGAGTGTGCGCCGAAGATCAGGTCGACGCGCGTGCCGGTCCACTTGACCGCGTTGGTCTTGCGGTCGCGGGCCTCATAGGTGCCGTCGGTGCCGGCCGGCGTCCACTGCGTGCTCATGTCGAGCAGGTTGACGAAGAAGTCGTTGCTCAGCGTTCCCACCTTCGAGGTGAGGACGCCGTTCTTCGAACCGTTCGCATTGGCACCGAGCACGCGCAGACCGCCGACGAGCACCGTCATCTCCGGGCCGGTAAGCCGGAGCAGCTGCGCACGATCGACCAGAGCCTCCTCGGGCATCATGAACTGCTGCCGCTTGCCGATGAAGTTGCGGAAGCCATCGGCCCGCGGCTCCAGCGGAGCAAACGAAGCGGCGTCGGTCTGCTCCTGCGAGGCATCCATGCGGCCCGGCGTGAAGCCGACCTTGACGTCGACGCCGGCATCCTTGGCGGCCTTCTCGACCGCGGCGGTGCCGCCGAGCACGATGAGGTCCGCCAGCGAGACCTTCTTCGCACCGGATGACGCGTTGAAGTCCTTCTGGATCGCTTCGAGCTTGCCCAGGACCTTCGAGAGCTGAGCCGGCTCGTTCACTTCCCAATCCTTCTGCGGGGCGAGGCGGATACGCGCGCCGTTGGCGCCGCCGCGCTTGTCCGAGCCGCGGAACGTCGAGGCCGACGCCCAGGCGGTCGAGACCAGCTCCGAGACCGACAGACCCGAGGCCAGGATCTTGGTCTTCAGCGAGGCGATATCCTGCTCGCTGGCCAGCTCGTGATTCACAGCAGGGATCGGATCCTGCCAGATCAGGGTTTCCTTCGGCACCAGCGGACCGAGATAGCGCACCACCGGACCCATGTCGCGATGGGTGAGCTTGAACCAGGCACGGGCGAAGGCGTCCGCGAACTGATCGGGATTCTCGAGGAAGCGGCGCGAGATCTTCTCATAGGCCGGATCCATACGCAGCGAGAGGTCGGTCGTCAGCATCGTCGGCCGATGCTTCTTGGACTTGTCGAAGGCATCGGGAATGATCGCCTCGGCGCCCTTGGCCGTCCACTGCTGCGCACCGCCCGGGCTCTTAGTCAGCTCCCATTCGTACTTGAACAGGTTCTCGAAGAAGTTGTTGCTCCACTTCGTCGGCGTCGTGGTCCAGGTCACCTCGAGACCGCT from Bradyrhizobium lupini harbors:
- the rbfA gene encoding 30S ribosome-binding factor RbfA; this translates as MPRHHQKKSSASGGSQRQLRVGEQVRHAIAEILAQGSVHDADLEGHIITVPEVRMSPDLKLATVYVMPLGGRDTEIVLAALERNKKFLRGEVARRVNLKFAPDLRFRVDERFDEAERIEKLLRTPAVQKDLEQDPDTDREEER
- the nusA gene encoding transcription termination factor NusA gives rise to the protein MAVSANRLELLQIADAVAREKSIDRGIVIAAMEDAIAKAARARYGSETDVHAEIDPKKGELRLSRHMLVVETVENHSNQISLVDAQRANPGAQVGDTIADTLPPLEYGRIAAQSAKQVIVQKVREAERDRQYMEFKDRIGDIVNGVVKRVEYGSVIVDLGRGEAIIRRDEMLPREVFRNGDRVRAYIFDVRRETRGPQIFLSRTHPQFMAKLFAQEVPEIYDGIVEIKAVARDPGSRAKIGVISRDSSVDPVGACVGMRGSRVQAVVNELQGEKIDIIPWSPDIATFVVNALAPAEVSKVVIDEDRERIEVVVPDTNNQLSLAIGRRGQNVRLASQLTGWDIDILTEQEESERRQADFENSTRVFMESLNVDEVVGQLLASEGFTSVEELAMVDVKELAGIEGFDEETAQELQNRAREYLEQLEAELEARRKELGVEDAVKDVPGVTSKMLVKFGENDIKTVDDLAGCATDDLVGWTERKEGGEQTKYPGALDGLEISRDDAEAMIMQARVKAGWITEADLAKPAEEAEATEDQPA
- the truB gene encoding tRNA pseudouridine(55) synthase TruB, with protein sequence MTMDPAHGTIGGEEADQLDVQKNNFADMSGNSQPAQEPRRVNNDPRANKQKGNQPRRDRRDVHGWVVLDKPIGMTSTQAVAVLKRLFNAKRAGHAGTLDPLASGGLPIALGEATKTVPFVMDGRKRYRFTVCWGEERDTDDIEGRATATSDQRPTREAIEALLPRFTGVIQQIPPRYSAIKVQGERAYDLARDGEIVELASRPVEIHRLSLVDQPDSDLAVFEAECGKGTYVRALARDMGRILGTYGHICALRRTLVGPFGENDMIPLDQLEALCDRAASGEGSLADALMPVETALDDIPALAVTRADAARLHRGQAVLLRGRDAPTCSGTVYVTVAGRLLALAEVGNGEIIPKRVFNLTGLTASADRNERN
- the rpsO gene encoding 30S ribosomal protein S15, which translates into the protein MSIAAERKAEVIKTNANKAGDTGSPEVQVAILSERIANLTNHFKTHVKDNHSRRGLLKLVSTRRSLLDYVKKKDEARYKALLEKHNIRR
- the infB gene encoding translation initiation factor IF-2, which translates into the protein MVDTKTPGDKKLSVPSKTLSLKPRVETGTVRQSFSHGRSKQVVVEKRGKRRVDGSPEPQVAEVAKPAPAAAPKPAPARPAPPRNAGSGVVLRTLTEDERSARASALADAKVREVEERRHAEEEAQRRAVRESAERADREAAEARRKAEEERHRHEEEAKRKAETEAKKRFGEGEQPQSVARPATGTSAAPAARPGAPMARPGTTTTARPGTTTARPGTTTQRPGGPVGRAPAVAAGPDEDDGPRQIRRGPGGAARPVVAPKPTHKPGPQKERGRLTVVTAFNADDVRERSIASFRRRTQRLKGHAANEPKEKLIREVVIPEAITIQELANRMSERAVEIIRMLMKQGAIHKITDVIDADTAQLIAEELGHTVKRVAASDVEEGLFDAIDDSTDTEPRSPVVTVMGHVDHGKTSLLDALRHANVVSGEAGGITQHIGAYQVLSPESGKKITFIDTPGHAAFTAMRARGAKVTDIVVLVVAADDGVMPQTIEAINHAKAARVPIIVAINKIDKPDAKPERVRTELLQHEVQVESFGGEVVDVEVSAKNKTNLDKLLEMIALQADILDLKTNSDRPAEGTVIEAKLDRGRGPVATVLVQRGTLRVGDIIVAGAEMGRVRALISDQGETVQEAGPSVPVEVLGFNGPPEAGDRLAVVENEARARQVTSYRAHQKRENAAASISGMRGSLEQMMSQLKTAGRKEFPLIIKADVQGSLEAILGSLEKLGTDEVAARILHAGVGGISESDVTLAEGFNAAIIGFSVRANKEAAAAAKRNGIEIRYYNIIYDLVDDVKKAMSGLLAPTLRETMLGNAAILEIFNISKVGKVAGCRVTDGTVERGANVRLIRDNVVVHEGKLSTLKRFKDEVKEVQSGQECGMAFENYHDMRAGDVIECYRVETIQRSL
- a CDS encoding RNA-binding protein, whose translation is MLADTDPELDHGPRTERSATVRMCAVSREVRPIDELIRFVVSPQGHIVPDLKRKLPGRGMWVTASREVVAEAVRRHHFTKAFKRELRIPQTFPADLEALLVRSVVEALGIAAKARQIVAGFGKVESALREGTVEVLIHASDGAADGIRKLDMLARQNEGNRGAKPEIPVVTALKSTELDLALTRSNVIHAALLAGPASKSFLSRSQMLVRYRMADADRTAEKPGQDF
- the pnp gene encoding polyribonucleotide nucleotidyltransferase, which codes for MFNKHSVEIDWGGRPLKLETGKIARQADGAVVATYGETVVLATVVAAKSPREGVDFLPLTVDYQEKTYAAGRIPGGYFKREGRPTEKETLVSRLIDRPIRPLFVDGWRNETQVIVTVLSHDMENDPDIVALVASSAALTLSGAPFKGPIGAARVGFANDEFILNPTLDEMVDTQLDLVVAGTADAVLMVESEAKELNEEIMLGAVMFGHRHFQPVINAIIELAEKAAKEPREVTAIDNSALEKEMLGMVEQELRAAYAIPVKQDRYAAVGKVKEKVIAHYFPEGQEPKYDKLRIGGVFKELEAKIVRWNILDTGKRIDGRDSKTVRNIVAEVGVLPRAHGSALFTRGETQALVVTTLGTGEDEQYIDALSGTYKETFLLHYNFPPYSVGETGRLGGTKRREIGHGKLAWRAIHPVLPPHHEFPYTTRVVSEITESNGSSSMASVCGASLALMDAGVPLKRPTAGIAMGLILEDKRFAVLSDILGDEDHLGDMDFKVAGTEQGITSLQMDIKIEGITEEIMKVALGQAKDGRIYILGEMSKALTNARAELGEYAPRIETFKIATDKIREVIGTGGKVIREIVEKTGAKVNIEDDGTVKVASSDGEAMKAAIKWIKSIASDPEVGQIYDGTVVKVMEFGAFVNFFGSKDGLVHISQLASARVQKTSDVVKEGDKVKVKLLGFDDRGKTRLSMKVVDQETGEDLEGKGESQQPAREAAGE
- the katG gene encoding catalase/peroxidase HPI, with product MDDTSKCPFSGGKRVPANRDWWPTQLSIEMLHKNSAKSDPMDKDFDYAKEFKSLDLNAVIKDLTALMTESQEWWPADFGHYGGLMIRMAWHSAGTYRTTDGRGGAGAGQQRFAPLNSWPDNANLDKARRLLWPIKQKYGRKISWADLMVLAGNVALESMGFKTFGFAGGRVDVWEPEELYWGPEGTWLGDERYSGERQLAEPLGAVQMGLIYVNPEGPNGKPDPIAAAKDIRETFFRMAMNDEETVALIAGGHTFGKTHGAGDPSLVGPEPEAGALEDQGLGWKSKHASGIGGDSITSGLEVTWTTTPTKWSNNFFENLFKYEWELTKSPGGAQQWTAKGAEAIIPDAFDKSKKHRPTMLTTDLSLRMDPAYEKISRRFLENPDQFADAFARAWFKLTHRDMGPVVRYLGPLVPKETLIWQDPIPAVNHELASEQDIASLKTKILASGLSVSELVSTAWASASTFRGSDKRGGANGARIRLAPQKDWEVNEPAQLSKVLGKLEAIQKDFNASSGAKKVSLADLIVLGGTAAVEKAAKDAGVDVKVGFTPGRMDASQEQTDAASFAPLEPRADGFRNFIGKRQQFMMPEEALVDRAQLLRLTGPEMTVLVGGLRVLGANANGSKNGVLTSKVGTLSNDFFVNLLDMSTQWTPAGTDGTYEARDRKTNAVKWTGTRVDLIFGAHSQLRAYAEVYATSDSKEQFVKDFAKAWTKVMNLDRYDIAA